The Metamycoplasma cloacale genome includes a region encoding these proteins:
- a CDS encoding MATE family Na+-driven efflux transporter: MNNKKKVTFLKGINWKLLISMIFFMFLPTIYITVRIYWIGQLPETYNLSIAAQAQWLQVIFEILQEAIILPLFFFIGAVSKEKENLENRIRTGLIFTIITFGLLSIGVSIFVEPIIRSMGQNKDLIAQSVSFIRLEVFANLFMIIFKYLFIVLITLNKTKKIYWTLAIQLFLSIVLDIFLVSNLKVSLQLGTTGIGIVNLVTNIILMIFAFIFCKLEGLTIFKKAKFDFKWFKLAIKVCFISGLETLVRNLFFMFMILRMVNKIQESGTFWVANNFIWGWLLLPVLALGEVIKSDISIEQHSGVQKRTKDYMIITTFFIVIWIISISVWKPFLNKVMQLNNYLEIYKIVLISMPFYVLFAYNNVIDSIFYGLGRTDLMLYQSLIINGIYYTILFVLYKTNIWNPTLISIALIFAGGIALDSILTYIIFIFYVKRQKIKICNKKVNENSSLVTEKK, from the coding sequence ATGAACAATAAAAAGAAGGTCACATTTTTAAAAGGAATTAATTGAAAACTATTGATATCAATGATTTTCTTTATGTTTTTACCAACAATATATATTACGGTAAGAATATACTGAATTGGTCAATTACCTGAAACATATAATTTATCAATTGCAGCACAAGCACAATGATTGCAAGTTATTTTTGAAATACTACAAGAAGCAATAATATTACCGCTTTTCTTTTTCATAGGTGCTGTATCAAAAGAAAAAGAAAATCTTGAAAACCGCATAAGAACCGGTTTAATATTCACAATTATTACATTTGGTTTATTAAGTATTGGTGTTTCTATTTTTGTTGAACCAATCATTAGATCAATGGGGCAAAATAAAGATTTAATTGCACAATCTGTTTCATTCATTAGGTTAGAAGTATTTGCTAATTTATTTATGATTATTTTTAAATATTTATTTATTGTGTTAATAACTTTAAATAAAACTAAAAAAATATATTGAACATTAGCTATTCAATTATTTTTATCAATTGTTTTGGACATATTTTTAGTGTCAAATTTAAAAGTTTCGTTGCAATTAGGAACAACAGGAATAGGGATAGTTAATCTTGTTACAAATATAATCTTGATGATTTTTGCGTTTATTTTTTGTAAATTAGAAGGTCTAACGATATTTAAGAAAGCGAAATTTGATTTTAAATGATTTAAATTAGCTATTAAAGTGTGTTTTATATCAGGACTAGAAACGTTAGTTAGAAATCTATTTTTTATGTTTATGATTTTAAGAATGGTTAATAAAATTCAAGAATCAGGTACTTTTTGAGTTGCTAATAATTTTATATGAGGATGGTTGTTGTTGCCAGTTTTAGCTTTAGGGGAGGTCATTAAATCAGATATATCTATTGAACAACATAGTGGTGTCCAAAAGAGAACTAAAGATTATATGATTATCACTACATTCTTTATTGTAATTTGAATAATCAGTATTAGTGTTTGAAAACCATTTTTGAATAAAGTAATGCAATTAAATAATTATTTAGAAATATATAAAATTGTTTTAATAAGTATGCCATTTTATGTTTTATTTGCATATAACAATGTTATTGATAGTATTTTTTATGGATTGGGCAGAACTGATTTAATGCTATATCAATCTTTAATAATTAATGGTATTTATTACACAATATTATTCGTTTTATATAAAACTAACATCTGAAATCCTACATTAATTTCAATTGCTTTGATTTTTGCTGGAGGTATTGCTTTAGATTCGATATTGACATATATTATTTTTATTTTCTATGTTAAAAGACAAAAAATAAAGATTTGTAATAAAAAAGTTAATGAAAATTCTTCTTTGGTCACAGAAAAAAAATAA
- a CDS encoding DUF1643 domain-containing protein → MKHVKIIDNKKILTFKEAMEFKESNIEYDVQKWLFVPNFYTNYRYILATLGNKPLIVIGINPSTAIPNDLDNTLKSVERLSKSNGFDSFIMFNIYPQRATNPNDLDKNKSTKLHNENMKALEYILSNIKSDINIWAAWGTTIEKRTYLAQCLKDIVSIANKYSVNWKKIGNLSIKGHPHHPLYLNKNSPLEEFNIVEYMKLLL, encoded by the coding sequence ATGAAGCATGTAAAAATTATTGATAATAAAAAAATATTAACTTTTAAAGAAGCGATGGAATTTAAAGAATCTAATATAGAATATGATGTACAGAAGTGATTATTTGTTCCAAATTTTTATACAAATTATCGTTACATTTTAGCTACACTTGGTAATAAACCCTTAATAGTTATTGGCATAAATCCTTCTACTGCAATACCTAATGATTTAGACAATACTTTGAAATCGGTAGAAAGATTGAGTAAATCTAATGGTTTTGATTCTTTCATTATGTTTAATATATACCCTCAAAGAGCAACAAATCCTAATGATCTAGATAAAAACAAAAGTACTAAATTACATAACGAAAATATGAAGGCATTAGAATATATACTTTCTAATATTAAATCGGATATAAATATTTGAGCAGCATGAGGCACAACAATTGAAAAAAGAACATATTTAGCGCAATGCTTAAAAGATATTGTTTCAATTGCAAACAAATATTCAGTAAATTGAAAGAAAATAGGAAACTTATCAATTAAAGGGCATCCTCATCATCCTCTGTATTTGAATAAAAATTCACCTTTAGAAGAATTTAATATTGTTGAATATATGAAATTACTTTTGTAA
- a CDS encoding gamma-glutamylcyclotransferase family protein, with protein MNEEKIYVFSYGTIQDPKFYEPLLGKNVIKHPAVLNGFMKCYDQTNYFLLKKDKYSQVKGTIFEVTVDQLFMLDRWEMFPQYGRFQANVLITDKNEIIENVYVYSKLEAGEWKKVDETMKFSNNPNENDQNMKSFIELEERTKEFPLYDFLFLYKSTKELNENVKTWTHPYVAIMFEGKKDNQLVKYVVHGTIIELTLHNQHFLGFLMFSKKDINSGLDYQALFNNEAKLENFTIKYIPLVQNLNLNYFTENLPWYYLSNKLDKELPQAKLGVANNALELALPVFHIDPWYRLNQMLNAYVRNYENNEGK; from the coding sequence ATGAATGAAGAAAAAATTTATGTATTTAGTTATGGAACAATTCAAGATCCTAAATTCTATGAACCGTTATTAGGAAAAAATGTAATTAAACACCCAGCTGTGTTAAATGGTTTTATGAAATGTTATGATCAAACAAATTATTTCTTATTAAAAAAAGATAAATATTCACAAGTAAAAGGTACAATTTTTGAAGTCACAGTTGATCAATTATTTATGCTAGATCGTTGAGAAATGTTTCCACAATACGGAAGATTTCAAGCCAATGTTTTAATAACAGATAAAAATGAAATTATAGAAAATGTTTATGTATATTCAAAATTAGAAGCAGGGGAATGAAAAAAAGTTGATGAAACAATGAAATTTTCAAACAATCCTAATGAAAATGATCAAAATATGAAATCATTCATTGAATTAGAAGAAAGAACAAAAGAATTTCCATTATACGATTTTCTTTTCCTATATAAATCAACTAAAGAACTAAATGAAAACGTTAAAACATGAACTCATCCTTATGTTGCAATTATGTTTGAAGGAAAAAAAGATAATCAATTAGTTAAATATGTTGTTCATGGAACAATTATCGAACTAACTTTACATAATCAACATTTTTTAGGATTCCTTATGTTTTCTAAAAAAGATATTAATTCAGGTCTTGATTATCAAGCATTATTCAATAATGAAGCAAAATTAGAAAACTTTACAATCAAATACATTCCACTAGTTCAAAATCTAAATCTAAATTATTTTACCGAAAATTTACCTTGATATTATTTATCAAACAAATTAGACAAAGAATTACCTCAAGCAAAGCTTGGTGTTGCAAATAATGCTCTTGAACTTGCATTACCAGTATTTCATATCGATCCTTGATATCGTTTAAACCAAATGCTAAATGCTTATGTTAGAAATTATGAAAATAATGAAGGTAAATAA
- a CDS encoding DJ-1/PfpI family protein produces the protein MKNKEKLHLLVLVEDGFNDVELTSVLSCLSKSEKWTFTYFHNTKTNIKSQYGTYALQATTHVDLNAYDAIFIPGGPAAQLLRSNEQAQTIIKDFWTKNKPIYAICDAPNVLFEKGLVAKNASYSSFPIQSGNDNLNYPGTNRNANMVTNYENKLITGRCAAAGIDLGLEIVKTTCDIDTYNLVHFYMYAK, from the coding sequence ATGAAAAATAAAGAAAAATTACATTTATTAGTGTTAGTTGAAGATGGATTTAATGATGTGGAATTAACATCAGTTTTATCTTGTTTATCTAAAAGCGAAAAATGAACATTTACATATTTTCACAATACTAAAACAAACATTAAAAGTCAATATGGTACATATGCATTACAAGCAACAACTCATGTTGATCTAAATGCTTATGATGCAATTTTCATTCCTGGAGGTCCTGCTGCGCAATTGCTTAGATCAAATGAACAAGCGCAAACAATTATTAAAGATTTTTGAACCAAAAACAAACCTATATATGCAATTTGTGATGCACCTAATGTTCTTTTTGAAAAAGGACTAGTTGCAAAAAATGCATCTTATTCTTCATTCCCAATTCAATCTGGAAATGACAATCTAAATTATCCAGGAACAAACAGAAATGCAAATATGGTAACTAATTACGAAAACAAATTAATTACCGGTAGATGTGCTGCAGCTGGGATTGATTTAGGTTTAGAAATTGTTAAAACTACTTGTGATATTGACACATATAATTTGGTTCATTTCTACATGTATGCTAAATAA
- a CDS encoding FMN-dependent NADH-azoreductase → MNKVIVLYASPSLKENSLSYFFYEKYLNEYKLINPDDEFKFYDLNELPMANKTLNSNNFATFFNQTDSLDFIKELKESNKLIIVTSMINFNIPATLKNFIDHICMANETFSYKYSNKGDAIGLLKNLKLQVIATQGAPEDWYLWGNHVKYLEETFKFLGLNVNESILIAGTKTKEFALKSKEEHWLFKKEEIIEKAKKF, encoded by the coding sequence ATGAATAAAGTAATTGTTTTATATGCATCACCTTCCTTAAAAGAAAATTCATTAAGTTATTTCTTTTATGAAAAATATTTAAATGAATATAAATTAATAAATCCTGATGATGAATTTAAGTTTTATGATTTAAATGAATTACCTATGGCTAATAAAACCTTAAATTCAAATAATTTTGCCACTTTCTTTAATCAAACAGATAGTTTAGATTTTATTAAAGAATTAAAAGAATCAAATAAATTAATTATTGTAACATCAATGATTAATTTCAATATTCCTGCCACTTTAAAAAACTTTATTGATCATATTTGTATGGCTAATGAAACATTTTCATATAAATATTCAAACAAAGGAGATGCAATAGGTTTGCTTAAAAATCTTAAATTGCAAGTTATTGCTACTCAAGGCGCTCCAGAGGATTGATATTTATGAGGAAACCATGTTAAATATCTTGAAGAAACATTTAAATTTTTAGGTTTAAATGTTAATGAAAGTATTTTAATTGCAGGTACAAAAACAAAAGAATTTGCCTTAAAATCTAAAGAAGAACATTGATTATTTAAAAAAGAAGAAATAATAGAAAAAGCAAAAAAATTTTAA
- a CDS encoding MIP family Ig-specific serine endopeptidase produces the protein MKKNKKRIGLILGLTTTAIIGSSIGIGAYFAFKKNDNTLKNDVHINQEWFKNVRETIEKIKAVPSSNLSSKIQWIDNFETKLLNLENNSSLAKDKVPLSNFIKEIKEFIANEIDITIEDYKVDSSSINIISSENLAKINITINKLKELKNINNDLIAINKTIDSFNIEINKYALVKINVINIDFLNKLSSLKEFTVNIKNRLNALQTSKYENELNLLKNSLNNFSNDLNYFSLDEKLNLSSTVLKFVSWHNNKLIILDSFNSIKSLIETEKQENEINDKERIIKEINLLINELSLINAEFEFNDNNVEIREKINLFSSNNNINNENLINLKLEVSNYYHSINELKNNILDVRTSKIKSIKSLIALNDDTINSYNNEIQLFDIPEENINRWKIELSLYNKEFSIIWNSINNYILIDQYKTNKLNALEDKNKALLNSYNELVTIYSELVSLNNRIKNFKFDFNNLVAKFNNNLFKLNEFLIQLKTIETTNFVQEKNDLIIKIEQLIQQYNDFNISNKSYEQNDLIIEFMNVNNIEGLSLELATLIAKINNESHNSNSELSGSFVNYGVNQPLSLEERDLFYTENPQYVKFNELTTDENHIFNSNNDYLTATLNRSFSLLWNFKKIDETKAVLGKQNLNEYTGGTFWVLDYKHIQGNKYKIFLGTNYHVAVDLITGDDYSEYKQPLKNKQVNNMLITVSRGVIDRNNIKNNVNIFLPKKFWPRIFWLAHNYMQDDIVLPNSNLYFSDFAVVEWNIDLDELSEYYNPEIATTASSIITEKRRARFIAECIKKAIEEFNKTKQMIKQNQNYLNNSWNIPYVDIDYTTLSLIKNQKIYKLNTNIENEPSKTHWTIREIRELSKMLEKAHLNNNSLYQSRPDFLHFAGYGLTDFNRLLVTLFKSVPYGQEDNKEAIYNGNLSKFFKVDTSFHGKHVVDSILFNEISPVTYGAWYHYYIDHKTVGGVSGSLVINQEGLPIGVVFGVGTNIISILNDENRFVTLHPWSITPFSLTAPFYNPENGLNAYPYNLIDNSNKVIYPKQKTSYRSKLYEVFGNDYRTSLFE, from the coding sequence ATGAAAAAAAATAAGAAAAGAATAGGTTTGATTTTAGGTTTAACAACAACAGCTATTATTGGTTCGTCTATAGGAATTGGCGCATATTTTGCTTTCAAAAAGAATGATAATACTCTTAAAAATGATGTACATATCAATCAAGAGTGATTCAAGAATGTTAGAGAAACAATAGAGAAAATTAAAGCCGTTCCAAGTTCTAATTTATCATCAAAAATCCAGTGAATTGATAACTTTGAGACAAAACTTTTAAATTTGGAAAATAATTCATCTTTAGCTAAAGACAAAGTGCCATTATCGAATTTTATCAAAGAAATCAAAGAGTTTATAGCTAATGAAATTGATATTACAATTGAAGATTATAAAGTCGATTCATCATCTATTAATATAATTTCATCAGAAAATCTGGCAAAAATTAATATCACTATTAATAAATTAAAAGAATTAAAAAATATTAATAATGATTTAATTGCAATTAATAAGACCATTGATTCCTTTAATATAGAAATTAATAAATATGCTTTAGTTAAAATTAATGTTATTAATATAGATTTTTTAAATAAATTATCTTCATTAAAAGAATTTACTGTTAATATTAAAAATAGACTAAATGCATTACAAACATCTAAATATGAAAATGAATTAAATTTGTTAAAAAATTCATTGAATAATTTTTCAAACGATCTTAACTATTTTTCATTAGATGAAAAACTTAATTTATCATCTACTGTTTTAAAATTTGTTTCTTGACATAACAATAAACTGATAATTCTAGATTCATTTAATTCAATCAAATCTTTAATCGAAACTGAAAAGCAAGAAAATGAAATAAATGATAAAGAACGAATAATTAAAGAAATTAATTTGTTAATAAATGAACTTTCACTTATTAATGCTGAATTTGAATTTAATGATAATAATGTTGAAATAAGAGAAAAAATAAATTTATTTAGTTCAAATAACAACATTAATAATGAAAATTTAATCAATCTTAAACTTGAAGTTTCAAATTACTATCATTCAATAAATGAATTGAAAAATAATATTCTTGATGTTAGAACAAGTAAAATTAAATCAATTAAGTCATTAATAGCACTTAATGACGATACAATTAATTCATATAATAATGAAATTCAATTATTTGATATTCCAGAAGAAAATATTAATAGATGAAAGATTGAATTATCTTTATATAATAAAGAATTCAGTATAATATGAAATTCAATTAACAACTACATTTTAATTGATCAATATAAAACAAATAAATTAAATGCGTTGGAAGATAAAAATAAAGCTTTACTCAATTCATACAATGAATTAGTTACAATATATTCTGAATTGGTGTCCTTGAATAATCGAATAAAGAATTTTAAATTTGATTTTAACAATTTAGTTGCTAAATTTAATAACAATTTATTTAAATTAAATGAATTTTTAATTCAATTAAAAACAATAGAAACAACTAATTTTGTTCAAGAAAAAAATGATTTAATAATTAAAATTGAACAATTAATCCAACAATATAATGATTTTAATATTTCGAATAAAAGTTATGAACAAAACGACTTAATTATTGAATTTATGAATGTAAACAATATTGAAGGGTTGAGTTTGGAATTGGCAACTTTAATTGCGAAAATAAATAATGAAAGTCATAATTCAAATTCAGAACTTTCAGGTTCGTTTGTAAATTATGGTGTTAATCAACCTTTATCTTTAGAGGAAAGAGATTTATTTTATACAGAAAATCCCCAATATGTCAAGTTCAACGAATTGACGACTGACGAAAATCATATATTTAATAGTAATAATGATTATTTAACCGCAACATTAAATCGTTCATTTTCATTGCTGTGAAATTTTAAAAAAATTGACGAGACTAAAGCTGTACTAGGAAAACAAAATTTAAATGAATATACTGGTGGAACCTTTTGAGTTTTAGATTATAAGCATATTCAAGGAAACAAATATAAGATCTTTTTAGGAACTAATTATCACGTTGCAGTTGATTTAATAACGGGCGATGATTATAGCGAATATAAGCAACCACTTAAAAATAAACAAGTAAATAATATGTTAATTACAGTAAGTAGAGGAGTTATTGATAGAAATAATATTAAAAACAATGTTAATATATTTTTGCCAAAGAAATTTTGACCTAGAATTTTCTGATTAGCACATAACTATATGCAAGATGATATAGTTTTACCGAATAGTAATTTATATTTCAGCGATTTTGCTGTGGTTGAATGAAACATTGATTTAGATGAATTAAGCGAATACTATAATCCAGAAATAGCAACAACTGCAAGCTCAATCATTACTGAAAAGCGTAGAGCTAGATTCATTGCTGAATGTATTAAAAAAGCAATAGAAGAATTTAATAAAACAAAACAAATGATTAAACAAAATCAAAATTACTTAAATAATTCTTGAAATATTCCATATGTGGATATAGATTACACTACCCTGTCTTTAATTAAAAATCAAAAAATATATAAACTAAATACAAATATAGAAAATGAACCTTCAAAAACACATTGAACAATTAGAGAAATAAGAGAGTTATCTAAAATGTTAGAAAAAGCCCATTTAAACAACAATTCACTATATCAATCGCGACCAGATTTCTTACATTTTGCTGGTTATGGATTAACTGATTTTAATCGTTTATTAGTTACATTGTTTAAATCCGTGCCTTACGGCCAAGAAGATAATAAAGAGGCTATTTATAATGGTAATTTAAGTAAATTTTTCAAAGTTGATACATCATTTCATGGCAAACATGTTGTTGATTCAATTTTATTCAATGAAATTTCACCTGTAACATATGGTGCTTGATACCATTATTACATTGATCATAAAACAGTTGGTGGAGTTTCTGGTTCATTAGTTATAAATCAAGAGGGATTACCAATTGGTGTTGTTTTTGGTGTTGGTACTAATATAATCAGTATTCTAAATGATGAAAATAGGTTTGTAACACTTCATCCTTGATCGATAACCCCATTTAGTTTAACAGCCCCATTTTATAATCCAGAAAATGGTTTAAATGCTTATCCATACAATTTAATTGATAATTCAAATAAAGTTATATATCCAAAACAAAAAACTTCTTATCGTTCTAAATTATATGAAGTATTTGGTAATGATTATAGAACTAGTTTGTTTGAATAA
- a CDS encoding GIY-YIG nuclease family protein, whose amino-acid sequence MLDNPKELIKTLPETPGVYLWYNKNKEIIYVGKAKNLKNRVSCYLNGTADNSYLTPKLLQDIDSLELIELKTDNDALNKERELIYKYNPKYNVKLPINPYFPYIHVFYNKKIHTIEIRKGNGNVNEWNYACFGPLIKKNSYWEDTKKYLQLHLLNNENITEVKRYNEANARLKLKEIKEIFKNPDLLIKRLRKYENNARKNFNFELAETYKNVASVFETNVNNHLYLKHPLLSKTPYDILNFKKYEYKNDIYVLFYAERFINKKQSNQYSEIIKINRDIDDNELLNALIKWYETINNLTHWIYIDNQYLKLPSIYENDFNFKPIENIDVFETMEVIMNELFKSKIETAISYYQKEFLYQTEMLSNLSDILNIKNLKNFAIIDNSFQNKKDISCGVIHYYQNAILTNQFVKKLNTEIGNYSDINYMKEIIAKYIKERKDQYNNLDVIFLDGHNQQIKSVLSILQQAYDKKIITEIKPIFGLKKKEHTFYQIVDIDDNEILNVKEITKKFFLEKQEIVDKHANKTRRFISKIAMKNSLK is encoded by the coding sequence ATGCTTGATAATCCCAAAGAATTAATTAAAACACTGCCAGAAACACCGGGAGTGTATTTGTGATATAACAAAAACAAAGAAATAATATATGTAGGTAAAGCAAAGAATTTAAAAAATCGTGTATCATGTTATTTAAATGGGACTGCAGACAATTCATATTTAACACCTAAATTACTTCAAGACATTGATTCGCTTGAATTAATTGAACTAAAAACAGATAATGACGCTTTAAATAAAGAACGTGAATTAATTTATAAATATAATCCAAAATATAATGTTAAATTACCAATTAACCCATATTTTCCATACATTCATGTTTTTTATAATAAAAAAATACATACAATTGAAATTAGAAAAGGCAACGGGAACGTTAATGAATGAAATTATGCTTGTTTCGGCCCTTTAATTAAGAAAAACAGTTATTGAGAAGATACAAAAAAATATCTTCAATTGCATCTTTTAAATAATGAAAACATAACTGAAGTTAAACGTTATAATGAAGCAAATGCAAGACTTAAATTAAAAGAAATTAAAGAAATTTTTAAAAATCCCGATTTATTAATTAAACGATTAAGAAAATACGAAAACAATGCAAGAAAAAATTTCAACTTTGAATTAGCTGAAACTTACAAAAATGTTGCTTCTGTTTTTGAAACAAATGTCAACAATCATTTATATTTAAAACACCCTCTTTTAAGTAAAACACCATATGATATTTTAAATTTCAAAAAATACGAATATAAAAATGATATCTATGTTTTGTTTTATGCTGAACGTTTTATTAATAAAAAGCAATCTAATCAATATTCAGAAATAATTAAAATCAATCGTGATATTGATGATAATGAATTATTAAATGCTTTAATTAAATGATATGAAACAATCAATAACCTTACTCATTGAATATATATTGATAATCAATATCTAAAACTACCTTCAATTTATGAAAATGATTTTAATTTTAAACCAATTGAGAACATTGATGTTTTTGAAACAATGGAAGTTATTATGAACGAGTTGTTTAAATCCAAAATTGAAACAGCAATTTCTTATTATCAAAAAGAATTTTTATATCAAACTGAAATGTTGAGTAATTTAAGTGATATTCTAAACATTAAAAACTTGAAAAACTTCGCAATTATTGATAACTCTTTTCAAAATAAAAAAGATATTTCGTGCGGAGTAATTCATTATTATCAAAATGCAATTTTAACCAATCAATTTGTCAAAAAACTAAATACAGAAATTGGTAATTACAGTGATATTAATTACATGAAAGAAATTATTGCAAAATACATCAAGGAAAGAAAAGATCAATACAATAATTTAGATGTTATTTTCCTCGATGGTCATAATCAACAAATTAAATCTGTATTATCAATCTTACAGCAAGCATATGATAAAAAAATAATTACAGAAATTAAACCAATCTTTGGACTAAAGAAAAAAGAACACACTTTCTATCAAATCGTTGATATTGATGACAATGAAATTCTTAATGTAAAAGAGATAACTAAAAAATTCTTTTTAGAAAAACAAGAAATTGTCGATAAACACGCAAACAAAACTCGTCGTTTTATTTCAAAAATTGCAATGAAAAATAGTCTTAAATAA
- the rpsD gene encoding 30S ribosomal protein S4 — MSRYLGSMFKRSRRYGVSLLENNKEFTKGKKRTTAPGQHGAKKSKPSDYQLHLYEKQKVRYMYGLNERQFKQLYVLASKKEGVTGLNLLQMIESRLDNLVYRAGFARTRAQARQFVNHGHFTIDGHKADIPSMRVKLGSVIEMKPSLQSNEQVKSAMEVMTVSPWLTKENFKVTFTRMPERNEFAKDINESLIVEYYNKR; from the coding sequence ATGTCAAGATATTTAGGATCAATGTTTAAAAGAAGTAGACGTTATGGTGTTTCACTTCTAGAAAACAATAAAGAATTCACAAAAGGTAAAAAACGTACAACAGCTCCAGGTCAACACGGTGCTAAAAAATCAAAACCATCAGATTACCAACTACACTTATACGAAAAACAAAAAGTTAGATACATGTATGGTTTAAATGAAAGACAATTTAAACAATTATACGTTTTAGCTTCTAAAAAAGAAGGGGTTACAGGTCTAAACTTATTACAAATGATCGAATCAAGATTGGACAACTTAGTATATAGAGCTGGTTTTGCAAGAACAAGAGCACAAGCAAGACAATTTGTAAATCACGGACACTTCACAATTGATGGACACAAGGCGGACATTCCTTCAATGAGAGTAAAACTTGGATCAGTAATTGAAATGAAACCTTCATTACAATCAAATGAACAAGTTAAATCAGCAATGGAAGTAATGACAGTATCTCCATGATTAACAAAAGAAAACTTTAAAGTAACCTTTACAAGAATGCCAGAAAGAAATGAATTCGCTAAAGATATTAACGAATCATTAATCGTTGAATACTACAACAAACGTTAA